One genomic region from Argentina anserina chromosome 2, drPotAnse1.1, whole genome shotgun sequence encodes:
- the LOC126782726 gene encoding protein NUCLEOLAR COMPLEX ASSOCIATED 4 isoform X1 — protein MASILSKNQKQKQKTTRLSDLKSLGHDLLSSRTHTNNLPKLLSFISPTSPPQFVVESLLSVQAFFTPLLPDLPSSSSSSSSSSAAADDPELIYRTWLRSKFDELVESLVQILLSPDSDDTLKEVVLDALMEFVKLGNGGKFHSAIFHRFLRSIVYSAASANVLVDLLASKYFKYIDVCYFTYISMEKLAKTLDAKGISDDRNQNADVNNGSHPSESMEQPFRNIHYIMSHIPAFECSVEKTDYDMWSESNQYEDHSESQKAKDKKQKTKKHNENALSAANIVKKMKLKFTKAWLSFLRLPLPLDVYKEVLASFHQAVIPYISNPVVLCDFLTRSYDIGGVVSVMALSSLFIIMTKYGLEYPNFYEKLYALLIPSIFMAKHRSKFFQLLDSCLKSPLLPAYLAAAFAKKLSRLSLSVPPSGALVIIALIHNLLQRHPSINCLVNRVQQGDQETVKVDPEAEVSTQEGVGANVTDSTDQSLWKPVIDPFDNEQSDPKKSNAMRSSLWEIDTLRHHYCPHVARFVVSLENDLTVRSKTTEISIEDFSSGSYATIFGEEMRRRVKQAPISFYRTTPTSLFPESESDFLGWTFKCEDPKRKNDGTHENGKMHNKSDHNQGKRQRVACS, from the exons ATGGCCTCGATTCTCTCAAAGAACCAAAAGCAGAAGCAGAAAACCACCAGGCTCTCCGACCTCAAATCCCTAGGCCACGACCTCCTCTCCTCCCGTACTCACACCAACAACCTCCCCAAGCTTCTCTCCTTCATCTCCCCAACCTCGCCGCCTCAGTTCGTCGTCGAGTCCCTCCTCTCCGTCCAAGCCTTCTTCACTCCCCTCCTCCCCGACCtcccttcctcctcctcctcctcctcctcttcctccgccgccgccgacgACCCCGAGCTCATCTACCGCACCTGGCTCCGGTCTAAATTCGACGAGCTCGTCGAGTCCCTCGTCCAGATCCTCCTCTCGCCGGACTCCGATGACACTCTCAAG GAAGTAGTGTTGGATGCACTGATGGAGTTTGTGAAGCTCGGAAATGGAGGGAAGTTTCACTCTGCTATATTCCATAGGTTTCTTCGCAGCATT GTGTACTCTGCCGCGTCGGCGAATGTCTTGGTGGACTTGCTTGCATCAAAGTATTTCAAGTATATCGATGTCTG TTATTTTACCTACATTAGCATGGAAAAGCTTGCAAAAACGCTAGATGCAAAAGGCATTTCCG ATGATAGAAATCAGAACGCAGACGTTAATAATGGGAGTCATCCTAGTGAAAG CATGGAGCAACCATTTCGCAATATCCATTACATTATGTCACATATCCCTGCTTTTGAATGTTCAGTTGAAAAAACTGATTATGACATGTGGAGTGAATCAA ACCAATATGAAGATCATTCTGAGAGCCAGAAAGCAAAAGATAAAAAGCAGAAGACTAAGAAGCATAATGAGAAT GCGTTGTCTGCAGCCAACATTGTCAAAAAGATGaaactaaaatttactaaagcgTGGTTGTCATTTTTAAGGTTACCACTTCCTCTTGATGTGTACAAGGAG GTTCTTGCCAGCTTTCATCAGGCAGTCATTCCTTATATATCTAACCCCGTTGTGCTATG TGACTTCTTAACTAGATCATACGACATCGGTGGTGTTGTCAGCGTCATGGCTCTTAGCAGTCTCTTCATCATTATGACAAAATATGGTTTAGAGTACCCCAACTTCTATGAGAAACTATACGCATTACTGATTCCTTCAATTTTTATGGCAAAGCATCGATCAAAGTTTTTTCAG CTTCTTGATTCTTGCTTAAAGTCACCACTTCTTCCTGCTTATTTGGCTGCTGCTTTTGCTAAGAAATTGAGTAGGCTGTCACTTTCAGTCCCTCCTTCTGGAGCCTTGGTTATTATTGCGTTGATCCATAATCTTCTACAGCGACACCCTTCAATCAACTGTTTGGTGAATCGG GTGCAGCAAGGTGATCAAGAAACTGTGAAAGTTGATCCAGAAGCAGAGGTAAGTACTCAAGAAGGTGTGGGTGCTAATGTTACTGATTCAACAGATCAGTCACTCTGGAAGCCAGTCATTGATCCCTTTGATAATGAACAAAGtgacccaaagaaatcaaATGCCATGA GAAGTTCACTCTGGGAGATTGATACCCTCCGTCACCATTACTGCCCTCATGTTGCAAG GTTTGTGGTGTCACTTGAGAATGATTTGACAGTCAGAAGCAAAACCACTGAAATTTCTATTGAAGACTTCAGCTCGGGTTCATATGCAACAATATTTGGAGAAGAG ATGAGAAGGCGAGTAAAGCAGGCTCCAATATCATTCTATAGAACGACTCCCACTTCTTTATTCCCAGAATCTGAAAGCGATTTTCTTGGTTGGACGTTCAAGTGTGAGGACCCTAAGAGAAAGAACGATGGCACTCATGAAAATGGGAAAATGCACAACAAAAGTGATCATAATCAAGGAAAACGACAAAGAGTTGCGTGTTCATAA
- the LOC126782726 gene encoding protein NUCLEOLAR COMPLEX ASSOCIATED 4 isoform X2: MASILSKNQKQKQKTTRLSDLKSLGHDLLSSRTHTNNLPKLLSFISPTSPPQFVVESLLSVQAFFTPLLPDLPSSSSSSSSSSAAADDPELIYRTWLRSKFDELVESLVQILLSPDSDDTLKEVVLDALMEFVKLGNGGKFHSAIFHRFLRSIVYSAASANVLVDLLASKYFKYIDVCYFTYISMEKLAKTLDAKGISDDRNQNADVNNGSHPSESMEQPFRNIHYIMSHIPAFECSVEKTDYDMWSESNQYEDHSESQKAKDKKQKTKKHNENALSAANIVKKMKLKFTKAWLSFLRLPLPLDVYKELLDSCLKSPLLPAYLAAAFAKKLSRLSLSVPPSGALVIIALIHNLLQRHPSINCLVNRVQQGDQETVKVDPEAEVSTQEGVGANVTDSTDQSLWKPVIDPFDNEQSDPKKSNAMRSSLWEIDTLRHHYCPHVARFVVSLENDLTVRSKTTEISIEDFSSGSYATIFGEEMRRRVKQAPISFYRTTPTSLFPESESDFLGWTFKCEDPKRKNDGTHENGKMHNKSDHNQGKRQRVACS; this comes from the exons ATGGCCTCGATTCTCTCAAAGAACCAAAAGCAGAAGCAGAAAACCACCAGGCTCTCCGACCTCAAATCCCTAGGCCACGACCTCCTCTCCTCCCGTACTCACACCAACAACCTCCCCAAGCTTCTCTCCTTCATCTCCCCAACCTCGCCGCCTCAGTTCGTCGTCGAGTCCCTCCTCTCCGTCCAAGCCTTCTTCACTCCCCTCCTCCCCGACCtcccttcctcctcctcctcctcctcctcttcctccgccgccgccgacgACCCCGAGCTCATCTACCGCACCTGGCTCCGGTCTAAATTCGACGAGCTCGTCGAGTCCCTCGTCCAGATCCTCCTCTCGCCGGACTCCGATGACACTCTCAAG GAAGTAGTGTTGGATGCACTGATGGAGTTTGTGAAGCTCGGAAATGGAGGGAAGTTTCACTCTGCTATATTCCATAGGTTTCTTCGCAGCATT GTGTACTCTGCCGCGTCGGCGAATGTCTTGGTGGACTTGCTTGCATCAAAGTATTTCAAGTATATCGATGTCTG TTATTTTACCTACATTAGCATGGAAAAGCTTGCAAAAACGCTAGATGCAAAAGGCATTTCCG ATGATAGAAATCAGAACGCAGACGTTAATAATGGGAGTCATCCTAGTGAAAG CATGGAGCAACCATTTCGCAATATCCATTACATTATGTCACATATCCCTGCTTTTGAATGTTCAGTTGAAAAAACTGATTATGACATGTGGAGTGAATCAA ACCAATATGAAGATCATTCTGAGAGCCAGAAAGCAAAAGATAAAAAGCAGAAGACTAAGAAGCATAATGAGAAT GCGTTGTCTGCAGCCAACATTGTCAAAAAGATGaaactaaaatttactaaagcgTGGTTGTCATTTTTAAGGTTACCACTTCCTCTTGATGTGTACAAGGAG CTTCTTGATTCTTGCTTAAAGTCACCACTTCTTCCTGCTTATTTGGCTGCTGCTTTTGCTAAGAAATTGAGTAGGCTGTCACTTTCAGTCCCTCCTTCTGGAGCCTTGGTTATTATTGCGTTGATCCATAATCTTCTACAGCGACACCCTTCAATCAACTGTTTGGTGAATCGG GTGCAGCAAGGTGATCAAGAAACTGTGAAAGTTGATCCAGAAGCAGAGGTAAGTACTCAAGAAGGTGTGGGTGCTAATGTTACTGATTCAACAGATCAGTCACTCTGGAAGCCAGTCATTGATCCCTTTGATAATGAACAAAGtgacccaaagaaatcaaATGCCATGA GAAGTTCACTCTGGGAGATTGATACCCTCCGTCACCATTACTGCCCTCATGTTGCAAG GTTTGTGGTGTCACTTGAGAATGATTTGACAGTCAGAAGCAAAACCACTGAAATTTCTATTGAAGACTTCAGCTCGGGTTCATATGCAACAATATTTGGAGAAGAG ATGAGAAGGCGAGTAAAGCAGGCTCCAATATCATTCTATAGAACGACTCCCACTTCTTTATTCCCAGAATCTGAAAGCGATTTTCTTGGTTGGACGTTCAAGTGTGAGGACCCTAAGAGAAAGAACGATGGCACTCATGAAAATGGGAAAATGCACAACAAAAGTGATCATAATCAAGGAAAACGACAAAGAGTTGCGTGTTCATAA